The region CGCGAGCACCCCGTCGACGAGCAGCCGCTCCAGCACTCGGGATAGTGGCAGACCCACCACGTTGGTATAGGATCCTTCCACCCGGCGCACCAGGAAGCCGCCCAGACCCTGGATGGCGTAGGCCCCGGCCTTGTCGCGGGGCTCGCCCGTGGCCGCGTAGGCCAGCAGTTCCTCCCGGCTGGAACGGCGCATGGTCACGTCCGAACTCACGGCGAAGCGTTCCTCCCCGCCGTCCGGGGTGAGCAGGCAGCAGCCCGTGACCACCTGGTGCGTACGGCCCGAGAGCCGGGTGAGCATGGCCAGGGCGTCGGCGTCGTCCACGGGCTTGCCCAGGATGTCCCCGTCCAGGACCACGATGGTGTCGGCGGCCAGGATCACGGCCTTGGGATGGCGGTTCGCCACCTGCCGGGCCTTGGCCGTGGAGGCGCGCACGGCATAGGCCTCGGGGGACTCGCCCGGCTCGGGGCGGGGTTCGTCGCCGTTGCCGGAGTCGATGAGAAAGTCGATGCCCAGGGAAGCCAGCAGTTCCCGGCGGCGGGGCGACCCGGAGGCCAGCACCAGCGGCAGGACCGAGCGGAACGCGCCCTGGTCGGGGTGGATGGATTGTGTCGGCATGGCCCGTCCTTGCCCGCTTTGCCTGGCCGCGTCAACGTGCCGGGGTTGTGGCCTGGGCGGTAACATCCGGCGCTCCCCCTTCGTCCTGGAAACGACCGCCCCAAATCGGCGACAAATTCTTGGCGGTTGGAGTAGATTGGTATTCCTTTTATTCCAAGGCTTTATGATGTTCGCACTTGGCAGGGAACTTGCTTGATTTCGGGAAAAGGAAGGCGGTTTCATGCCTCAGAAAGACGATTCCGTCCTGGCCCATTATGGCCTGGGCGGTTCCGGGGACGAGCAGCCGGGCGGAGGGCTGACGGACTGGGCCGTGCCCTGGTCCGACCTGATGATGACGCTTTGCGTCCTCTTCGTGGTGCTCTTCGTCTACGCCAGCACACACAAGAACGTGACTGTGCTTTTCCGGCCCAATCCCTCGCAGGCTGTGGATCCGATGGGCGGCATGTCCGAGCGGCTCCTGGACCGCCTGGAGGACCGCACCCTGTTCCTGCGCGTGACCGACGGCCGCGAGGTGCTCTACCGCTCGGACCATCTGGGCGTGAGCGTGGTGCGCGAGCCAGGCGGCCATATCCGCGTGACCCTGCGCGGCGATGTTTTCTTCGAGCCCGGCCACGCCGCGTTGCAGCCCCGTTCCCTGGCCTACCTGGACGAGGTGGCCGGAATCCTGCGTACCCACGGCGGATTGATCCACGTCCTGGGCTACGTGGACGAGAGCGAGGCCGCCACGGCCGACGGCTTCGATCTTTCGGCCCGTCGAGCAGCCAACGTGGCCCGCCATCTTCTCGACACCCAGGGTCTGGACCCCAGGCGGCTGCTGGTCAGCGGCCATGGGGCCTACCGTCCCGAATCGCCGTCCGGCCTGCCCGGCGGCCCAGAGCGCAACCGGCGGGTGGAGATTCTTCTGCTCGCCGACAGGTGAACCACGAGGAATGAACGCATGAACCGCAAGAACATCCTGGGATTGATCGTCTGCCTCATCCTCTTCGTGACCAGTTTCGCACTGACTCCCTCGGGACTGGCGGGGTATTGGAATCTGGCCGCCCTCCTGGTGGTCATCTCCGGCCTGGGTGCCTCGCTGCTCATCGCCTATCCCTTCGAGACCATCCGCAACGCCTGGGCCGTGGCCCGCAACGCCTATCGTTCGCGGCCCGCCACCCCGGACGAGGTGGCCCGGACCCTGCTCGACCTCTCCGTGCGCTGCCGGGTGGACGGCATGCTCTCCCTGGAGCGCCTGGAGGAGCTGTCCCGCGACACCTTCCTGGCCGGAGCCGTGCAGTGCCTGGTGGACAACTACAAGGAGGAGGAGATGCGCGATCTCCTCGGCGCGGAGATGCGTTTCTTCGCCTTGCGCCGCCAGCAGAGCGAACGGGTCTTCCTGACCCTGGCCCGGCTGGCCCCGGCCTTCGGCCTGGCGGGCAGCGTCATCGGCATCATCGGCATGATCATGGGCATCAACGACACCGCCGTGATCCTCCAGAACATCCCGGTGGCCTTCATCTCCACGCTCTACGGCGTGATCCTGGGCAACCTCGTCTTCGCGCCCCTGGCGGAAAACATTCATCAACAGACCCGGGCCCAGCTCCTGAATCAGGAGATGGTCCTGGAAGGCGTGGCGGCCATGTCCCGTGAGCAGAACCCCTACAAATTGGAACGCCGCCTGAGCGCGCTGCTGACCCCCGGCCTGCGCGCCGAGCAGATTCAGGCTCTGCGCGGCATCACCCGCAAGTATGCCCGCCAGAAGATCGCCAAGGAAGAGGGCAGCCTGTTGGCCGACGTTTCCTGAGATGCCGTGGCTTGAAAACGAGAAGGGGCCGCAGGGCTCCTTTTTTTTTCTTCCGCATCCGTGCTATCAGGGACGAATACTTCAGGGAGGCGCGCGACATGCGGATTCTCGCCGCCGACATCGGCGGAACCAACAGTCGGTTCGCCGTGTTCCGGGCCGGTCCCGGACCACTTGAGCGGGAGGGCGGCCTGACGCTGCCCAGCGCCGGGGCCGCGGACTTCACCTCGCTCCTGGCGCGGGTCTGGGCCGGAATCGGCGCGGGGCCGGAGGACTTCGACGCGGCCGTTTTGGCCGTGGCTGGGCCGGTGCGCGGTCGCAGCTGTCGCCCGCCGAACATTTCCTGGGACATCGACCTGGAGCGCGACTGGTCCGACCCGACGCCCTGTCTGCTGCTCAACGATTTCCTGGCCCAGGCTTATGCTTGCCGCACTCCGGCCGTGGCCGAGGCCCGGGTGATCCATCCCGGGACCGCCGATCCCCGGGGAGCCGTGGCCGTCATCGGCGCGGGCACGGGGCTGGGGCACTGCGCACTGCTGCCGCTGGATCGGGGCTTCACGGCCGTGCCCTCGGAGGGCGGCCACGCGTCTTTCGCCTTCGTGGGGCCGGAGGAGGGCGCTTACGAGGAGTTTCTGCGCAAGGAGACGGGCAGGCCCTACGCTTACGGCGACCTTGTGGTCACGGGCTCTGGTCTGTCCCTGCTGCATCGTTTCCATACCGGCCGTGATCTGGCCCCGGCCCAAGTGGCCGCCGAACTGGGGCCGGATTCGCCCACGCTGGTCTGGTTCGCGCGCTTCTACGCCCGGGCCTGCCGCAACTACGCCCTGACCGTGCTGGCCACGGGCGGCCTGTATGTCTCCGGCGGGCTGGCGGCCAAGAATCCGACAGTGGTGGACAACGACCATTTCCGCGCGGAATTCATCAATTCGCCGGCGCACGCCGAGTTGCTGCGCAGCCTGCCCGTGCGGCTCAACGCCAACGAGAACAGCGGTCTTTACGGAGCGGCCCTCTTTGGGCAGCGTGCGCTGGAACGCGCGACCGGCCTGGAGGCATGATGCTCTCGTCTCCCCTGAACCGTCTGATATTGACGCTTCTGGCCGTCATGGCCCTGGCGGCCTTCTTCGCCCTGAGCCCTTGGGGCCTCGCCTGTCTGGAACGAATACAGACGATTCGGAACCAGTTGGCATTGTTCGGTGCGGAGCATCCCGCATTCCTTTGGGGCGGCGTCCTGTGTTTTTCCGCGCTGCTCGCCATGCTTCCCGGCCCGGGCAGGCTCCTGGCGGCCGTGGCGGCGGGTGCCGCCTGCGGTGTTTTCTGGGGCGGCCTCGCGACGGTCTGCGGCGCGACCCTTGGTGCGGCGGCGGTTCGGGCCCTGGCACGCGGTTCTCTGGCGGCCTGGGCCAGGGGGCGTTTCGGCCCGGGATTGCGGCGCGTCAACTACGGCGTGGAGCGCAAGGGGGCGTGGTACCTCTTCAGTCTGCGTCTCACCGGCTCCGCGCCGTTTTTTCTCACCAACGTGGCCGTGGCCTTCACGCGGTTGCGACCCGTCGCCTTTCTGGGGGCCACCTTTCTGGGCCTGACGCCGGAGATCCTGCTCCTGGCCAATGTGGGCCGCGCCCTGTCCGCTGCAAGTGTTTCCGGAGAGTTGGCGTCTCCTGGTCTGCTCTTTGCCCTGGCGCTGGCCGTGATCGGACCCCTGGTGCTGCGCCACGGCCTGCCCCTGGCTATTGGCATGGTGAGCGGAGCTCAGACCGGTTGAAGGATTCCCGGACCTGGGGTAAAGGACTTCTGGCGCAGCGGATGCGCCTATTCTTTTTTCTGACTTTTCAAGGAGTTGTCCGTGTCGTTCTCGGATCGCTACAGCAAGATGTACCCCATCTCCTGGGAGCAGCTGCACCGGGACTGTCGGGCCCTGTGCTGGCGGCTCATGGACAAGGGGCCCTTCGAGGGGATTCACGCGGTGACCCGGGGCGGTTTGGTTCCGGCGGCCATCATCGCCCGTGAACTGGACATCCGGCT is a window of Desulfovibrio aminophilus DSM 12254 DNA encoding:
- a CDS encoding Maf family protein gives rise to the protein MPTQSIHPDQGAFRSVLPLVLASGSPRRRELLASLGIDFLIDSGNGDEPRPEPGESPEAYAVRASTAKARQVANRHPKAVILAADTIVVLDGDILGKPVDDADALAMLTRLSGRTHQVVTGCCLLTPDGGEERFAVSSDVTMRRSSREELLAYAATGEPRDKAGAYAIQGLGGFLVRRVEGSYTNVVGLPLSRVLERLLVDGVLAPAIASTTKNS
- a CDS encoding OmpA/MotB family protein, giving the protein MPQKDDSVLAHYGLGGSGDEQPGGGLTDWAVPWSDLMMTLCVLFVVLFVYASTHKNVTVLFRPNPSQAVDPMGGMSERLLDRLEDRTLFLRVTDGREVLYRSDHLGVSVVREPGGHIRVTLRGDVFFEPGHAALQPRSLAYLDEVAGILRTHGGLIHVLGYVDESEAATADGFDLSARRAANVARHLLDTQGLDPRRLLVSGHGAYRPESPSGLPGGPERNRRVEILLLADR
- a CDS encoding motility protein A, coding for MNRKNILGLIVCLILFVTSFALTPSGLAGYWNLAALLVVISGLGASLLIAYPFETIRNAWAVARNAYRSRPATPDEVARTLLDLSVRCRVDGMLSLERLEELSRDTFLAGAVQCLVDNYKEEEMRDLLGAEMRFFALRRQQSERVFLTLARLAPAFGLAGSVIGIIGMIMGINDTAVILQNIPVAFISTLYGVILGNLVFAPLAENIHQQTRAQLLNQEMVLEGVAAMSREQNPYKLERRLSALLTPGLRAEQIQALRGITRKYARQKIAKEEGSLLADVS
- a CDS encoding glucokinase, which produces MRILAADIGGTNSRFAVFRAGPGPLEREGGLTLPSAGAADFTSLLARVWAGIGAGPEDFDAAVLAVAGPVRGRSCRPPNISWDIDLERDWSDPTPCLLLNDFLAQAYACRTPAVAEARVIHPGTADPRGAVAVIGAGTGLGHCALLPLDRGFTAVPSEGGHASFAFVGPEEGAYEEFLRKETGRPYAYGDLVVTGSGLSLLHRFHTGRDLAPAQVAAELGPDSPTLVWFARFYARACRNYALTVLATGGLYVSGGLAAKNPTVVDNDHFRAEFINSPAHAELLRSLPVRLNANENSGLYGAALFGQRALERATGLEA
- a CDS encoding TVP38/TMEM64 family protein, with translation MLSSPLNRLILTLLAVMALAAFFALSPWGLACLERIQTIRNQLALFGAEHPAFLWGGVLCFSALLAMLPGPGRLLAAVAAGAACGVFWGGLATVCGATLGAAAVRALARGSLAAWARGRFGPGLRRVNYGVERKGAWYLFSLRLTGSAPFFLTNVAVAFTRLRPVAFLGATFLGLTPEILLLANVGRALSAASVSGELASPGLLFALALAVIGPLVLRHGLPLAIGMVSGAQTG